One genomic segment of Mycolicibacterium gilvum includes these proteins:
- a CDS encoding alpha/beta hydrolase fold domain-containing protein, with amino-acid sequence MPDGSCSSKGAVLVGAAGLGVAGFLVLGCPVASADDSESTGSGSVTTSKTEARVSAKPAPARSDAPDGVGDENSTSDESADVSSSPLTRIRGRDGDDTQREPREAVADRDAQEDVEEVVEEVVPDPSPAPPAAAPMADAPRHRYDAAAQNAVVFTDEPTLFDQVVVGSLYVMRAVSTALGIDLYGVIGKILENDDPPWFVRAGLDVRRTEYPSSGEKPWDVWEFRPPNPTGKTVIAVHGGGFIVEPLVTHWLDYAQMARTTGATVLVPMYPLATTTAGTAVKVVPVMAQFIADQIAAHGAENVSIYADSAGPSLAMAAVRELVLADRPVPASMVLLSFAPDASLSNPAICDVRDPIIDVRNLDFYTRENHWGDGLDPQDPLLSPLFFEDAVLAALPPSTIYVGELEYALPDTLLLHEKWSAAGGVVSTVVGVGQFHDWALGGLPVNSQAPKVRPAVYRQLGLNDVASGPDTITTGPPTYSDRLVADILRTLR; translated from the coding sequence ATGCCGGATGGAAGCTGTTCGAGCAAAGGCGCTGTCCTCGTCGGTGCCGCCGGGTTGGGCGTAGCGGGATTCCTGGTCCTGGGATGCCCGGTGGCCTCCGCCGACGATTCCGAGAGCACCGGCTCCGGATCGGTGACCACATCGAAGACCGAGGCCCGCGTCTCCGCGAAGCCGGCGCCGGCGCGATCCGATGCGCCGGACGGTGTGGGAGATGAGAACTCCACGTCCGACGAGTCGGCCGACGTTTCGTCCTCGCCCCTCACGCGCATCCGAGGTCGCGACGGAGACGACACCCAACGGGAGCCCCGCGAGGCCGTCGCCGACCGGGATGCTCAGGAGGACGTCGAGGAGGTCGTCGAGGAGGTCGTCCCCGACCCATCGCCCGCGCCGCCGGCCGCGGCCCCGATGGCCGACGCACCTCGACACCGCTACGACGCCGCCGCGCAGAACGCCGTGGTCTTCACCGACGAGCCCACGCTCTTCGATCAGGTCGTCGTCGGCAGTCTGTACGTGATGCGCGCAGTCTCGACCGCCCTCGGCATCGACCTGTACGGCGTCATCGGCAAGATCCTGGAGAACGACGACCCACCGTGGTTCGTCAGGGCCGGTCTCGACGTGCGCCGCACCGAGTACCCGTCATCGGGCGAGAAGCCCTGGGATGTCTGGGAATTCCGGCCACCCAACCCGACCGGCAAGACGGTGATTGCCGTGCACGGAGGCGGGTTCATCGTCGAACCCCTGGTCACCCATTGGCTCGACTATGCGCAGATGGCACGCACCACCGGCGCGACGGTCCTGGTGCCGATGTACCCGCTGGCCACGACGACCGCGGGGACGGCGGTCAAGGTGGTGCCGGTGATGGCGCAGTTCATCGCCGACCAGATCGCTGCCCACGGCGCCGAGAACGTCAGCATCTATGCCGACTCGGCCGGTCCGTCGCTCGCGATGGCGGCGGTGCGCGAGCTCGTTCTCGCCGACAGGCCTGTGCCCGCGAGCATGGTGCTGCTGTCGTTCGCGCCGGACGCGTCCTTGTCGAACCCGGCGATCTGCGACGTCAGAGATCCGATCATTGATGTCCGCAATCTCGATTTCTATACGCGGGAGAACCATTGGGGCGACGGCCTGGATCCGCAGGACCCGCTGCTGAGCCCGTTGTTCTTCGAGGACGCGGTGTTGGCCGCACTCCCACCGTCGACGATCTATGTCGGCGAACTCGAGTACGCGCTGCCCGACACACTGCTGCTGCACGAGAAGTGGTCGGCTGCCGGCGGTGTGGTGTCGACGGTGGTCGGTGTCGGGCAGTTCCACGACTGGGCTCTGGGCGGCCTGCCGGTCAACTCGCAGGCACCGAAGGTGCGTCCCGCCGTCTACCGCCAGCTCGGGCTCAATGACGTTGCGTCGGGGCCGGATACGATCACGACCGGCCCGCCGACCTACAGCGACCGACTCGTCGCGGACATCCTGCGCACACTGCGCTGA
- a CDS encoding alkane 1-monooxygenase: protein MLDKPDALQWRDRKRYLWLMGLIAPTALFVVLPLVWALNALGWHAAAQVPLWIGPILLYVLLPTLDRFFGPDGQNPPDEVMERLENDKYYRYCTYLYIPFQYASVIFGAYLFTASDLGWLGFDGALPWPAKIGLALSVGLLGGVGINTAHEMGHKKESLERWLAKITLAQTLYGHFYIEHNRGHHVRVATPEDPASARFGETFWEFLPRSVFGSLKSAWELEAKRLERAGKPTWHWSNDVLNAWAMSVVFYGALIAVFGWALVPYILISAIFGFTLLETVNYLEHYGLLRQKLPSGRYERCAPVHSWNSDHIVTNLFLYHLQRHSDHHANPTRRYQTLRSMEGAPNLPSGYASMIALTYFPPVWRKVMDHRVVDHYDGDLTRINIHPRVRDKVLARYGVRGGVDA from the coding sequence ATGCTCGACAAGCCCGACGCCCTGCAATGGCGCGACAGGAAGCGCTACCTGTGGCTGATGGGGCTCATCGCCCCGACAGCGCTGTTCGTGGTGCTGCCGCTGGTGTGGGCGCTCAACGCGCTGGGCTGGCACGCCGCCGCGCAGGTGCCGCTGTGGATCGGCCCGATCCTGCTCTACGTCCTGCTGCCCACGCTGGACCGGTTCTTCGGGCCCGACGGGCAGAACCCGCCCGACGAGGTGATGGAGCGACTGGAGAACGACAAGTACTACCGCTACTGCACCTATCTCTACATCCCGTTCCAGTACGCGAGCGTCATCTTCGGCGCGTACCTGTTCACCGCGTCCGACCTGGGCTGGCTCGGGTTCGACGGGGCGCTGCCCTGGCCGGCGAAGATCGGGCTCGCGCTGTCGGTCGGTCTGCTCGGTGGCGTCGGCATCAACACCGCGCACGAAATGGGCCACAAGAAGGAGTCTTTGGAGCGGTGGTTGGCGAAAATCACACTCGCGCAGACTCTGTACGGTCACTTCTACATCGAGCACAACCGCGGCCATCACGTCCGCGTCGCCACCCCGGAGGACCCCGCGTCGGCCCGCTTCGGCGAAACCTTCTGGGAGTTCCTGCCGCGCAGCGTATTCGGGAGCCTGAAGTCGGCATGGGAGCTGGAAGCCAAGCGGCTCGAGCGCGCGGGAAAGCCCACCTGGCACTGGTCCAATGACGTGCTCAACGCGTGGGCGATGTCGGTGGTGTTCTACGGGGCGCTGATCGCGGTCTTCGGCTGGGCACTGGTTCCGTACATCCTGATCTCGGCGATCTTCGGCTTCACGTTGCTCGAAACTGTGAACTACCTGGAGCATTACGGGCTACTGCGCCAGAAGCTGCCGAGCGGTCGCTACGAGCGGTGCGCACCGGTGCACAGCTGGAACTCCGACCACATCGTCACGAACCTGTTCCTGTACCACCTGCAGCGCCACAGCGACCACCACGCCAACCCGACGCGCCGCTATCAGACGCTGCGCAGCATGGAGGGCGCGCCGAACCTGCCGAGCGGATACGCCTCGATGATCGCGCTGACGTACTTCCCCCCGGTGTGGCGCAAGGTGATGGACCACCGCGTCGTCGACCACTACGACGGCGACCTCACGCGCATCAACATCCATCCCCGCGTGCGCGACAAGGTGCTGGCACGGTACGGCGTCCGGGGCGGGGTGGACGCGTGA
- a CDS encoding FAD-dependent oxidoreductase, translating into MGRKHAIVIGASLGGLCAARVLSSAFDEVTLFERDPLPDGPAHRPAVPQGRHVHLLMARGAAEFETLFPGLLDDMVACGVKMLENRPDCIHFGAAGHLLGTQHRLQDEFTAYVPSRPHLEWQIRRRVLALDHVALVNHGVDEPVFDGHRVTGVRTADGAMVEADLVVDATGRGTRLPTWLSQWGFERPREETVDVGISYATHQLRIPDGLVDEKVIVVGASRTQPRGLGMLHYEDGTWGLTTFGVGKVSPPTDFTEMRALAEEILPPHISAALYQAQPLGDIALHKYPTSRWRRFDQLDRYPRGILPFGDAVASFNPTFGQGMTMTSLQAGHLRRALQEPEPESTFLKATTKTTWPVWTMNAIGDLTMHGADGPAPWWYRPVGALFDQFLGAAETDPVLAEWFLRRFSLLDSLYMVPSARLVGRTVAHNMTLWARSRRSP; encoded by the coding sequence ATGGGTCGAAAGCACGCGATCGTGATCGGGGCGAGTCTGGGCGGGTTGTGCGCAGCCCGGGTCCTGTCGTCGGCTTTCGACGAAGTCACGCTGTTCGAGCGCGATCCGCTTCCGGACGGTCCCGCGCACCGGCCCGCCGTCCCGCAGGGCCGGCACGTCCACCTGCTGATGGCCCGCGGCGCCGCCGAATTCGAGACGCTGTTTCCCGGCCTGCTCGACGACATGGTCGCCTGCGGAGTCAAGATGTTGGAGAACCGGCCTGACTGCATCCATTTCGGCGCCGCCGGTCACCTGCTCGGCACGCAGCACCGGTTGCAGGACGAGTTCACCGCGTATGTGCCGAGCAGACCGCACCTGGAGTGGCAGATCCGGCGCCGCGTCCTCGCTCTCGACCATGTGGCGCTGGTCAACCACGGTGTGGACGAACCCGTCTTCGACGGCCACCGGGTCACCGGGGTGCGGACAGCCGACGGTGCGATGGTCGAGGCCGACCTCGTCGTGGACGCGACCGGGCGGGGTACCCGGTTGCCGACGTGGTTGTCGCAGTGGGGGTTCGAGCGCCCCCGGGAAGAGACCGTCGACGTGGGCATCTCGTATGCGACGCATCAGCTCCGCATTCCCGACGGACTCGTCGACGAGAAGGTCATCGTGGTCGGCGCCTCGCGCACCCAGCCGCGCGGACTCGGCATGCTCCACTACGAGGACGGCACCTGGGGACTCACCACCTTCGGTGTCGGAAAGGTTTCTCCGCCAACAGATTTCACCGAGATGCGCGCGCTCGCCGAGGAGATCCTGCCCCCGCACATCAGCGCAGCGCTGTATCAGGCGCAGCCGTTGGGTGACATCGCGCTGCACAAGTATCCGACCAGCCGGTGGCGGCGGTTCGATCAGCTCGACCGGTATCCGCGCGGCATCCTGCCGTTCGGCGACGCGGTGGCGAGCTTCAACCCGACGTTCGGGCAGGGCATGACGATGACGTCGCTGCAGGCCGGTCACCTTCGACGGGCACTGCAGGAGCCGGAACCCGAGTCGACGTTCCTGAAGGCGACGACGAAGACGACCTGGCCGGTCTGGACGATGAACGCGATCGGGGATCTGACCATGCACGGCGCCGACGGACCCGCGCCGTGGTGGTATCGGCCGGTGGGGGCGCTCTTCGATCAGTTCCTCGGCGCCGCGGAAACCGATCCTGTTCTGGCGGAATGGTTTCTGCGTCGCTTCAGCCTGCTCGACAGCCTCTACATGGTGCCGTCGGCGCGGCTGGTCGGACGCACCGTCGCGCACAACATGACGCTGTGGGCTAGATCCCGACGGTCACCCTAA
- a CDS encoding rubredoxin translates to MTAYRCPGCDYTYDESKGEPREGFPAGTRWADVPDEWCCPDCAVREKVDFEEMGVKS, encoded by the coding sequence GTGACCGCGTACCGCTGCCCCGGGTGTGACTACACCTACGACGAATCCAAAGGTGAACCCCGCGAAGGTTTTCCGGCAGGCACCCGCTGGGCCGACGTGCCCGACGAGTGGTGCTGCCCGGACTGTGCGGTGCGGGAGAAGGTCGACTTCGAAGAGATGGGAGTGAAAAGCTGA
- a CDS encoding rubredoxin, translating to MSDYKLFVCVQCGFEYDEAKGWPEDGIAPGTRWDDIPEDWSCPDCGAAKTDFEMVEVARP from the coding sequence ATGAGCGACTACAAGCTGTTCGTGTGTGTGCAGTGCGGCTTCGAGTACGACGAGGCCAAGGGCTGGCCCGAGGACGGGATCGCCCCGGGCACCCGGTGGGACGACATCCCCGAGGACTGGAGTTGCCCCGACTGCGGCGCGGCCAAGACCGACTTCGAGATGGTCGAGGTGGCCCGGCCGTGA
- the ahcY gene encoding adenosylhomocysteinase produces MTALTADVRNGIDYKVADLSLAEFGRKEIRLAEHEMPGLMELRREYHDVQPLKGARISGSLHMTVQTAVLIETLTALGAEVRWASCNIFSTQDHAAAAVVVGPNGTPEEPKGTPVFAWKGETLEEYWWAAEQMLTWPGEPANMILDDGGDATMLVLRGAQYEKAGVVPPAEDDDSAEWKVFLELVRKGYEQSKDKWTKIAESVQGVTEETTTGVLRLYQFAAAGELAFPAINVNDSVTKSKFDNKYGTRHSLIDGINRGTDALIGGKKVLICGYGDVGKGCAESLAGQGARVQVTEIDPINALQALMDGYDVVTVEQAIGDADIVITSTGNKDIITLDHMKAMKDHSILGNIGHFDNEIDIAALERSGATRINIKPQVDEWTFGETGKSIILLSEGRLLNLGNATGHPSFVMSNSFSNQVIAQIELWTKNDEYDNEVYRLAKHLDEKVAKIHVEALGGTLTRLTKDQAEYIGVDVEGPYKPEHYRY; encoded by the coding sequence ATGACTGCTCTGACCGCCGATGTCCGCAACGGCATCGACTACAAGGTCGCCGATCTGTCGCTGGCCGAGTTCGGCCGCAAGGAGATCCGCCTGGCCGAACACGAGATGCCCGGCCTGATGGAACTCCGCCGCGAGTACCACGACGTCCAGCCGCTCAAGGGCGCGCGCATCTCCGGCTCACTGCACATGACCGTGCAGACCGCGGTGCTGATCGAGACGCTGACCGCGCTCGGCGCCGAAGTCCGCTGGGCGAGCTGCAACATCTTCTCCACCCAGGACCACGCCGCCGCCGCCGTCGTCGTCGGCCCCAACGGCACCCCGGAGGAGCCCAAGGGCACCCCGGTCTTCGCCTGGAAGGGCGAGACGCTGGAGGAGTACTGGTGGGCCGCCGAGCAGATGCTCACCTGGCCCGGCGAACCGGCCAACATGATCCTCGACGACGGCGGTGACGCCACCATGCTGGTGCTGCGCGGCGCCCAGTACGAGAAGGCCGGCGTCGTGCCGCCCGCCGAGGACGACGACTCCGCCGAATGGAAGGTCTTCCTGGAGCTGGTCCGCAAGGGCTACGAGCAGAGCAAGGACAAGTGGACCAAGATCGCCGAGTCGGTCCAGGGCGTCACCGAGGAGACCACCACCGGCGTGCTGCGCCTCTACCAGTTCGCCGCCGCCGGCGAACTCGCCTTCCCGGCCATCAACGTCAACGACTCCGTCACCAAGAGCAAGTTCGACAACAAGTACGGCACCCGGCACTCGCTGATCGACGGCATCAACCGCGGCACCGACGCCCTCATCGGCGGCAAGAAGGTGCTGATCTGCGGTTACGGCGACGTCGGCAAGGGCTGCGCCGAGTCGCTGGCCGGCCAGGGCGCGCGCGTCCAGGTCACCGAGATCGACCCGATCAACGCCCTTCAGGCGCTGATGGACGGCTACGACGTGGTCACCGTCGAGCAGGCGATCGGCGACGCCGACATCGTCATCACCTCGACCGGCAACAAGGACATCATCACCCTCGACCACATGAAGGCGATGAAGGACCACTCGATCCTGGGCAACATCGGCCACTTCGACAACGAGATCGACATCGCCGCCCTCGAGCGCTCCGGCGCCACCCGGATCAACATCAAGCCGCAGGTCGACGAGTGGACCTTCGGTGAGACCGGCAAGTCGATCATCCTGCTGTCCGAGGGACGCCTGCTGAACCTGGGCAACGCGACCGGCCACCCGTCGTTCGTGATGAGCAACAGCTTCTCCAACCAAGTGATCGCCCAGATCGAGCTGTGGACCAAGAACGACGAGTACGACAACGAGGTCTACCGCCTCGCCAAGCACCTCGACGAGAAGGTCGCCAAGATCCACGTCGAGGCACTCGGCGGCACGCTGACCCGGCTCACCAAGGATCAGGCGGAATACATCGGCGTCGACGTCGAGGGCCCGTACAAGCCGGAGCACTACCGCTACTGA
- a CDS encoding alpha/beta hydrolase fold domain-containing protein — MTEREFNGWTVWEIAAPRRSGEYVVALHGGGFESEANILHWSDYAQMARDTAATVLVPIYPLAPPKNTGTAATLVPPMADYVSQMIAEHGVDNVSLYGDSSGGSYAVLVVRELLRRCAIEVACVPSQAGPSRMVLISPALHLTLRGHGVDAIDDPILPRHAPGEGPRFNGDWSLDDPRVNPIAGDDLSGLPPTTVYIGTQEKLYPGAIAFRDKVLAQDPAADLTVVIGDGQLHGWALGGMVVNSQAQMWRPNVYRQLGLLPTNSARYVTLTVA, encoded by the coding sequence GTGACGGAGCGCGAGTTCAACGGCTGGACGGTGTGGGAGATCGCCGCGCCGCGCCGCTCGGGCGAGTACGTGGTCGCACTGCACGGGGGCGGGTTCGAGTCCGAGGCCAACATCCTGCACTGGTCGGACTATGCGCAGATGGCTCGCGATACCGCCGCGACGGTGCTGGTGCCGATCTACCCCCTTGCCCCGCCCAAGAACACGGGTACCGCGGCCACCCTGGTGCCGCCGATGGCCGACTACGTCTCGCAGATGATCGCCGAGCACGGGGTGGACAACGTCAGCCTCTACGGTGACTCGTCGGGAGGCTCGTATGCGGTACTCGTCGTCCGAGAGTTGTTGCGCCGCTGCGCGATCGAGGTGGCCTGCGTGCCGTCCCAGGCGGGGCCGTCGCGGATGGTGCTCATCTCCCCCGCTCTGCATCTGACGTTGCGCGGACACGGGGTCGACGCCATCGACGATCCGATCCTGCCCCGGCACGCACCGGGCGAGGGGCCGCGGTTCAACGGGGACTGGAGTCTGGATGATCCGCGTGTCAACCCGATTGCCGGCGACGACCTGTCCGGGCTACCCCCGACGACGGTGTACATCGGAACTCAGGAGAAGCTCTACCCCGGCGCGATCGCGTTCCGCGACAAGGTGTTGGCGCAGGACCCGGCGGCAGATCTGACGGTCGTCATCGGTGACGGCCAGCTGCACGGCTGGGCACTGGGCGGCATGGTCGTGAACTCCCAGGCTCAGATGTGGCGCCCCAACGTCTACCGGCAGCTGGGGCTGCTCCCGACGAATTCGGCGCGGTATGTGACGCTCACGGTGGCATGA
- a CDS encoding dTMP kinase — protein MLIVIEGVDGAGKRTLTNGLRAAFESGGRSVATLAFPRYGVSVPADVAAEALHGQHGDLADSVYAMAMLFAMDRAGARDEIGHLTSAYSVVILDRYVASNAAYSAARLHQGADGDVVAWVRDLEYGRLKLPVPTWQVLLDVPTELAAQRAVNRAAEDAARARDAYERDDGLQRRTGAVYAELAAAQWGGPWVVIPPDVDAAELAARLLG, from the coding sequence GTGCTCATCGTGATCGAAGGCGTGGACGGCGCGGGCAAACGGACCCTCACCAACGGCCTGCGTGCCGCATTCGAGTCCGGCGGCCGGTCCGTGGCGACGCTGGCGTTCCCGCGCTACGGGGTATCCGTGCCGGCCGACGTCGCCGCCGAGGCGCTGCACGGTCAGCACGGCGACCTCGCCGACTCGGTGTACGCGATGGCGATGCTGTTCGCCATGGACCGTGCCGGCGCACGCGACGAGATCGGCCACCTGACGTCGGCCTACTCGGTCGTCATCCTCGACCGCTACGTCGCGTCCAACGCCGCCTACAGCGCGGCGCGCCTGCACCAGGGGGCCGACGGTGACGTCGTGGCGTGGGTCCGCGACCTCGAGTACGGACGGCTGAAACTGCCGGTGCCGACGTGGCAGGTGCTGCTCGACGTCCCGACCGAGCTCGCCGCCCAGCGGGCCGTCAACCGGGCCGCCGAGGACGCCGCCCGCGCCCGCGATGCCTACGAACGCGACGACGGACTACAACGCCGGACCGGCGCCGTCTACGCAGAGTTGGCGGCCGCCCAGTGGGGCGGACCGTGGGTCGTCATCCCGCCCGACGTCGACGCCGCCGAGCTCGCCGCCCGCCTCCTCGGATGA
- the mtrA gene encoding two-component system response regulator MtrA has product MDSMRQRILVVDDDPSLAEMLTIVLRGEGFDTAVIGDGTQALTAVRELRPDLVLLDLMLPGMNGIDVCRVLRADSGVPIVMLTAKTDTVDVVLGLESGADDYVMKPFKPKELVARVRARLRRNEDEPAEMLSIADVDIDVPAHKVTRQGEQISLTPLEFDLLVALARKPRQVFTRDVLLEQVWGYRHPADTRLVNVHVQRLRAKVEKDPENPQVVLTVRGVGYKAGPP; this is encoded by the coding sequence ATGGACTCCATGAGGCAAAGGATCCTGGTAGTCGACGACGACCCTTCGCTCGCCGAGATGCTCACCATCGTGCTGCGGGGGGAGGGTTTCGACACCGCGGTCATCGGTGACGGCACCCAGGCGCTGACCGCCGTGCGCGAACTGCGGCCCGACCTGGTGCTGCTCGACCTCATGCTGCCAGGCATGAACGGCATCGACGTGTGCCGTGTGCTGCGCGCCGACTCCGGCGTGCCGATCGTGATGCTGACCGCCAAGACCGACACCGTCGACGTGGTGCTCGGCCTGGAATCCGGCGCCGACGACTACGTGATGAAGCCGTTCAAGCCCAAGGAGCTCGTCGCGCGCGTGCGCGCCCGGCTGCGGCGCAACGAGGACGAGCCCGCCGAAATGCTCTCGATCGCCGACGTCGACATCGACGTGCCGGCCCACAAGGTCACCCGGCAGGGTGAACAGATCTCGCTGACGCCGCTGGAGTTCGACCTGCTGGTGGCGCTGGCACGCAAACCGCGCCAGGTGTTTACTCGTGATGTGCTGCTCGAACAGGTGTGGGGCTACCGTCACCCCGCCGACACCCGTCTGGTGAACGTGCATGTGCAGCGTCTGCGGGCCAAGGTCGAGAAGGACCCGGAGAACCCGCAGGTGGTGCTGACCGTTCGAGGAGTGGGATACAAAGCCGGACCGCCGTGA
- a CDS encoding APC family permease translates to MTQEPVAQPAGRLRLKSVEQSIADTDEPGSKLRKDLNWWDLTVFGVSVVIGAGIFTITASTAANITGPAISLSFILAAIACGLAALCYAEFASTVPVAGSAYTFSYATFGEFVAWIIGWDLILEFAVAAAVVAKGWSSYLGTVFGFAGGITEVAGFALDWGALVIIAIVTAILAMGTKLSASVSLAITALKVSVVLLVVIVGAFYIKMENFSPFIPAPEPGEAGGTGAEQSLFSLMTGAEGSHYGWYGLLAGASIVFFAFIGFDIVATTAEETKVPQRDVPRGILASLGIVTVLYVAVAIVLSGMVSYKDLRDAESPNLATAFSLNGVDWAAKVISIGALAGLTTVVIVLVLGQTRVLFAMSRDGLLPRQLAKTGEHGTPVRITLLVGAVVAVTATVFPIDKLEEMVNIGTLFAFVLVSAGVIVLRRTRPDLKRGFRTPWVPVLPILSIIACVWLMLNLTGLTWIRFSVWMAIGVLLYFVYGRRHSLVARRQRERAGLHTDTP, encoded by the coding sequence ATGACGCAGGAACCCGTCGCGCAGCCAGCGGGCCGGCTGCGGTTGAAGTCGGTGGAACAGTCGATCGCCGACACCGACGAGCCCGGCTCCAAGCTGCGCAAGGACCTCAATTGGTGGGACCTGACCGTCTTCGGCGTCTCGGTGGTGATCGGCGCCGGCATTTTCACGATCACCGCGTCCACCGCGGCCAACATCACCGGCCCGGCGATCTCGCTGTCGTTCATCCTCGCCGCGATCGCCTGCGGTCTCGCGGCACTGTGCTACGCCGAGTTCGCCTCCACGGTGCCGGTCGCAGGCAGTGCGTACACGTTCTCGTACGCCACCTTCGGCGAGTTCGTCGCGTGGATCATCGGCTGGGACCTGATCCTTGAGTTCGCCGTCGCCGCAGCCGTTGTCGCGAAGGGCTGGTCGAGCTATCTGGGCACCGTGTTCGGCTTCGCCGGCGGGATCACCGAGGTGGCCGGGTTCGCGCTGGACTGGGGAGCGCTGGTCATCATCGCAATCGTCACCGCGATCCTGGCGATGGGCACCAAGCTCTCGGCGAGCGTCAGCCTGGCGATCACCGCGCTCAAGGTGTCGGTGGTGCTGCTGGTCGTGATCGTCGGCGCGTTCTACATCAAGATGGAGAACTTCTCGCCGTTCATCCCGGCACCCGAACCGGGCGAAGCCGGTGGCACGGGCGCCGAGCAGTCCCTGTTCTCGTTGATGACCGGCGCCGAGGGCAGCCACTACGGCTGGTACGGCCTGCTCGCCGGCGCGTCGATCGTGTTCTTCGCGTTCATCGGATTCGACATCGTCGCGACCACCGCCGAAGAGACCAAGGTGCCCCAGCGTGACGTCCCGCGCGGCATCCTCGCCTCCCTCGGCATCGTGACCGTCCTGTACGTCGCGGTCGCGATCGTGCTCTCGGGCATGGTCAGCTACAAGGACCTCCGCGACGCCGAGTCACCGAATCTGGCGACGGCGTTCTCGCTCAACGGAGTGGACTGGGCGGCCAAGGTGATCTCGATCGGCGCGCTCGCCGGGCTGACGACCGTGGTGATCGTGCTGGTGCTCGGCCAGACCCGCGTGTTGTTCGCGATGTCGCGCGACGGGCTGCTGCCGCGTCAGCTCGCCAAGACCGGTGAGCACGGGACCCCGGTCCGCATCACGCTGCTCGTCGGCGCCGTCGTCGCGGTGACCGCGACGGTGTTCCCGATCGACAAGCTCGAAGAGATGGTGAACATCGGGACGCTCTTCGCGTTCGTGCTGGTCTCCGCCGGAGTGATCGTGCTGCGTCGGACCCGGCCCGACCTCAAGCGCGGCTTCCGCACCCCGTGGGTGCCGGTGCTGCCGATCCTGTCGATCATCGCGTGCGTGTGGCTGATGCTGAACCTGACCGGGCTGACGTGGATCCGGTTCTCGGTGTGGATGGCCATCGGCGTGCTCCTCTACTTCGTCTACGGCCGCCGGCACTCCTTGGTGGCCCGCCGTCAGCGCGAGCGCGCGGGTCTGCACACCGACACGCCGTAA
- the alkX gene encoding TetR family transcriptional regulator AlkX — MGGGNDKRISYAEASRVLLRDSILDGMREMLLARDWSQITLSDVAKAAGISRQTIYNEFGSRQGLAQGYAMRLADRLVDQIHAAIDNNVGDMYAAFLQGFRDFFVESAADPLVISLLTGSSKPDLLQLITTDSAPIINHCSSRLTESLMGSWVRCSEEDAGVLSRAIVRLAMSYISMPPEADHDVARDLARLMTPFAERYGVAADPVEDGNSQVTRRP, encoded by the coding sequence GTGGGTGGGGGCAACGACAAGCGCATCAGCTACGCCGAGGCGTCGCGGGTGCTGCTGCGCGACTCGATCCTCGACGGCATGCGCGAGATGCTGCTCGCCCGCGACTGGTCACAGATCACGCTGTCGGACGTGGCGAAGGCCGCCGGCATCAGCCGGCAGACCATCTACAACGAGTTCGGCTCGCGGCAGGGCCTCGCGCAGGGCTACGCGATGCGCCTCGCCGACCGCCTGGTCGACCAGATCCACGCCGCGATCGACAACAACGTCGGCGACATGTACGCCGCGTTCCTGCAGGGGTTCCGCGACTTCTTCGTCGAATCGGCCGCCGACCCGCTGGTGATCTCGCTGCTCACCGGCTCCTCGAAGCCCGACCTGCTGCAGCTGATCACCACCGATAGCGCCCCGATCATCAACCACTGCTCGTCGCGGCTCACCGAATCGCTCATGGGCAGCTGGGTGCGCTGCAGCGAAGAGGACGCCGGCGTGCTGTCCCGCGCGATCGTGCGGCTGGCGATGAGCTACATCTCGATGCCGCCGGAGGCCGACCACGACGTCGCCCGAGACCTCGCCCGGCTGATGACGCCGTTCGCCGAACGCTACGGCGTGGCGGCGGACCCTGTCGAGGACGGAAACAGCCAGGTAACCCGACGTCCGTGA